The stretch of DNA CCAATAGGCAAAGCTCCAAGGGGAAGTTTAAGATATACAAGGCCAGAGGATGTGGGAACCCAAGTAATTAAAGGTATATTAGATAAAATACCACATTTTAATTTAGAAGTTATAGATGATTTTATAGTAGGCTGTGCTTTTCCAGAAGCAGAACAAGGCTTCAATATGGGAAGGGTTGTTGGGCTGAAAGCTGGACTTCCAGATAGCGTGCCTGGTCAAACCGTAAATAGATTTTGTGCTTCAGGACTTCAAACAATATCTGTAGCTGCAAATAGTATAATGGTAGGTCAGGCTGATTGTATACTAGCTGGGGGAATTGAGTGTATGAGTACAGTACCTATTGAGGGAAATATGAAATATCCTGATTCTGACTTAATACAAGAGCGTCCAGAGGTTTATATGTCTATGGGTCAGACAGCTGAGAATGTAGCGGAAAAATACAAAATAACAAGAGAAATGCAAGATGAATTTTCCGTACTAAGCCATCAAAAAGCTGAAGCGGCTATTAAGGCAGGTAAATTCGATGAAGAAATAATTCCTATAGAAGCAGTAAGACCTGTTGTAGATGAAAATGGAAATCCTTCTATAGAAAAATTCATGTTTACAATGGATGAAGGGGTGAGAAGAGGAGCTAGTGTAGAGTCCTTC from Rickettsiales bacterium encodes:
- a CDS encoding acetyl-CoA C-acyltransferase, with product MREAVIVAMGRSPIGKAPRGSLRYTRPEDVGTQVIKGILDKIPHFNLEVIDDFIVGCAFPEAEQGFNMGRVVGLKAGLPDSVPGQTVNRFCASGLQTISVAANSIMVGQADCILAGGIECMSTVPIEGNMKYPDSDLIQERPEVYMSMGQTAENVAEKYKITREMQDEFSVLSHQKAEAAIKAGKFDEEIIPIEAVRPVVDENGNPSIEKFMFTMDEGVRRGASVESFAKLRPVFKKGGTVTAANASQMSDGAAFVLIMSREKA